A genomic region of Caulobacter vibrioides contains the following coding sequences:
- a CDS encoding dicarboxylate/amino acid:cation symporter — MAATQTKSSRFISGFGAQVLIAMVAGLGLGLLARYWGPAEGQGGYALAETLRQVGQIFIQLLRVLVPPLVFTAIVASIANIAQMQNAARLVWRTLFWFAVTALISVLIGIALGLVLQPGLHASLDAAAAKAPKTHGSWLDFLTGLVPVNILGIAASTKISDAGAASTSLSFNVLQIVVISLVTGVAALKVGEAGEAFLKFNASALAIVRKVLWWVIRLTPIGTVGLFGNAVAQYGWTTLGQLGAFTVAIYAGLGLVLLVVYPALLALNGLNPIRFFQGAWPAIQLAFVSRSSIGTLPVTETITETRLGVPRAYAAFAVPLGATTKMDGCAAIYPAIAAIFVAQFFGVHLVWSDYLLIVFVSVIGSAATAGLTGAMVMLTLTLSTLGLPLEGAGLLLAIDPILDMGRTAVNVAGQALVPTLVAKREGILDLEAYNAPGASPAAVLHAAE, encoded by the coding sequence ATGGCCGCCACGCAGACCAAGAGCAGCCGCTTCATCAGCGGGTTCGGGGCCCAGGTCCTGATCGCCATGGTCGCGGGCTTGGGCCTGGGGCTGCTGGCTCGCTACTGGGGGCCGGCCGAAGGGCAGGGCGGCTACGCCTTGGCGGAGACCCTGCGTCAGGTGGGGCAGATCTTCATCCAGCTGTTGCGGGTCCTGGTCCCGCCGCTGGTGTTCACCGCGATCGTCGCCAGCATCGCCAACATCGCCCAGATGCAGAACGCCGCGCGCCTGGTGTGGCGGACGCTGTTCTGGTTCGCGGTCACGGCCCTGATCTCGGTGCTGATCGGGATCGCCTTGGGCCTCGTCCTCCAGCCTGGTCTGCACGCCAGCCTCGACGCCGCCGCCGCCAAGGCGCCCAAGACGCATGGCTCGTGGCTAGATTTCCTGACGGGTCTCGTGCCCGTGAACATCCTGGGCATCGCCGCCTCGACGAAGATCTCCGACGCGGGGGCGGCCAGTACGTCGCTGTCGTTCAACGTCCTGCAGATCGTGGTCATCTCGCTGGTCACCGGCGTCGCAGCCCTCAAGGTCGGCGAGGCGGGCGAAGCGTTCCTGAAGTTCAACGCCTCGGCCCTGGCCATTGTGCGCAAGGTGCTGTGGTGGGTGATCCGCCTGACGCCGATCGGTACGGTGGGTCTGTTTGGCAACGCCGTCGCCCAGTACGGCTGGACGACCCTGGGGCAGTTGGGCGCGTTCACCGTGGCCATCTATGCGGGGCTAGGCCTCGTGTTGCTGGTCGTCTATCCGGCCTTGCTGGCGCTGAACGGCCTGAACCCGATCCGCTTCTTCCAGGGCGCCTGGCCGGCGATCCAACTGGCCTTTGTGTCGCGCTCGTCCATCGGCACACTGCCGGTGACTGAAACCATCACCGAGACGCGTCTGGGCGTACCGCGCGCCTACGCCGCCTTCGCCGTGCCGCTGGGCGCGACCACCAAGATGGACGGCTGCGCGGCCATCTATCCGGCCATCGCCGCGATCTTTGTCGCCCAGTTCTTTGGGGTGCATCTGGTCTGGTCAGACTATCTGCTGATCGTCTTCGTGTCGGTGATCGGCTCGGCGGCGACAGCGGGGCTGACCGGCGCGATGGTGATGCTGACCCTGACCCTGTCCACCCTGGGCCTGCCGCTGGAAGGGGCGGGGCTTTTGCTGGCCATCGACCCGATCCTGGACATGGGCCGCACGGCGGTGAACGTCGCGGGGCAGGCGCTGGTCCCGACCCTGGTGGCCAAGCGCGAGGGCATCCTCGACCTTGAGGCCTACAACGCTCCAGGCGCGTCGCCCGCCGCCGTGCTCCACGCGGCCGAATAG
- a CDS encoding sugar MFS transporter, whose product MTDSAIAKSTTKGGGVKLAVVYVTCLFFIWALVTNLLDPLLKTMKTVFTLTPVEASLTGFAFFIAYGIMSLPSAAFLSKLGYARSVMVGLGGIVAGCFIAIAAAKLHTFGVFLVGLFVMASGVTLLQVAANPLIASMGKPEESSFRLNLSQAFNSLGAACGLWFGANFLLKGEIFEKDVVITDAMREQALGFVSNVYLAIGLGLALFILLIFMVRQKITDAAPKTGQLVNPFTALTSKWANLGAIGIFLYVGAEVAISLHLLLFLEQSHILDISAEQAGKLTTFYMVFAMIGRFAGSALLKTIKDYVMLAIVAVGAIGLCLVVILTKDMTPSAHAGTVNLLLASAPVTSGLIPAFAALLIGLFNSIMFPTIFTLTLQRSSAPTSATSGLLCMAIVGGAFLPLAFAKIEEMTGSMAMGFAAPLVCYVYVLWFALVAKKAPTHEIQEGVASGH is encoded by the coding sequence AGACGGTCTTCACCCTGACGCCGGTCGAGGCCAGCCTGACGGGCTTCGCCTTCTTCATCGCCTACGGGATCATGTCGCTGCCGTCGGCGGCGTTCCTGTCCAAGCTGGGCTACGCCCGCTCGGTGATGGTGGGCCTGGGCGGCATCGTCGCCGGCTGCTTCATCGCCATCGCCGCGGCCAAGCTGCACACTTTCGGCGTCTTCCTGGTGGGCCTGTTCGTGATGGCTTCGGGCGTCACGCTGCTGCAGGTCGCGGCCAACCCGCTGATCGCCTCGATGGGCAAGCCCGAGGAATCCTCGTTCCGCCTGAACCTGTCGCAGGCCTTCAACTCGCTGGGCGCGGCCTGCGGCCTGTGGTTCGGCGCGAACTTCCTGCTCAAGGGCGAGATCTTCGAGAAGGACGTCGTGATCACCGACGCCATGCGCGAGCAGGCGCTGGGCTTTGTCAGCAACGTCTATCTGGCCATCGGCCTGGGTCTGGCGCTGTTCATACTGCTGATCTTCATGGTCCGCCAGAAGATCACCGACGCCGCCCCCAAGACCGGCCAACTGGTCAATCCGTTCACCGCCCTGACGTCCAAGTGGGCGAACCTCGGCGCGATCGGCATCTTCCTCTATGTCGGCGCCGAGGTGGCGATCTCGCTGCACCTGCTGCTGTTCCTTGAGCAGTCGCACATCCTCGACATCTCTGCGGAGCAAGCGGGCAAGCTCACGACCTTCTACATGGTCTTCGCCATGATCGGCCGCTTCGCCGGCTCGGCCCTGCTGAAGACCATCAAGGACTACGTCATGCTGGCCATCGTGGCCGTGGGCGCGATCGGCCTGTGCCTGGTCGTGATCCTGACCAAGGACATGACGCCTTCGGCCCACGCCGGCACGGTGAACCTGCTGCTGGCCTCGGCCCCGGTGACCTCGGGCCTGATCCCGGCCTTTGCGGCGCTGCTGATCGGCCTGTTCAACTCGATCATGTTCCCGACGATCTTCACCCTGACCCTGCAGCGCTCGTCGGCGCCGACCTCGGCGACCTCTGGCCTGCTTTGCATGGCCATCGTCGGCGGCGCCTTCCTGCCGTTGGCCTTCGCCAAGATCGAAGAGATGACCGGTTCGATGGCCATGGGCTTTGCGGCCCCGCTGGTCTGCTACGTCTACGTCCTGTGGTTCGCCCTGGTCGCCAAGAAGGCCCCGACCCACGAGATCCAGGAGGGCGTGGCCAGCGGCCACTAG